A window from Citrus sinensis cultivar Valencia sweet orange chromosome 3, DVS_A1.0, whole genome shotgun sequence encodes these proteins:
- the LOC127900736 gene encoding disease resistance-like protein DSC1: MRKLRFLKFYSSSINGENKCKISDFQGPGFAELRYLHWHGYPLKSLPSNIHLEKLVLLEMPHSNIQQLWKGVQHRGKLKQKIIGACNIFTKTPNPSFVPPLNKLVMLDLSGCKSLKSLPAEISNLESLKKLNLSGCSKLKRLPEFSSAGNIEEIWLDGTAIEELPPSIGCLSRLLNLYLSGCKRLKSLPSSICKLKSLKVLNLDGCSNIQKLPHELGNLEALNSLYAKGIATTEVPSSVVRLNNKLYELSSDRSRRGDKQMGLLLPITLSIDGLHMTDLTCLYLTDCGITELPESLGQLCSLVELDLEKNNFKSMPESIIQLSNLKYLNISYCERLQSLSKLPCNLEWLFAHQCTALESLPSSGLFSIIYESSTQHFDLSGNFKLDRKEVRGIFEDALQDIQLMAAARWKKVREEGYFLEKCGYVIFPGNEIPKCFKFQSVGSSSSITLEMPTPLPGCFSNKNRVLGFTFSAIVAFGEHRVDYCDGWFEFFCELQVKSQECQRHHVLERCDIALIRYVESDHLVLGYYLFGDEDLNGFREYNCVTEAVAVQFYFQHLASSHSLERCGVKVKKCGFHLLSAPDSAEEEQYAAPNH; this comes from the exons ATGcgtaaattgagatttttgaaattctatAGCTCATCAATCAACGGAGAGAACAAATGTAAGATATCTGATTTCCAAGGTCCTGGATTTGCTGAATTGAGATACCTTCACTGGCATGGATATCCATTGAAATCATTGCCTTCAAATATTCATTTGGAAAAACTTGTTTTACTTGAAATGCCTCATAGCAATATTCAACAACTTTGGAAAGGTGTCCAG CATCGTGGTAAGTTAAAGCAGAAAATCATTGGAGCCTgcaatatttttactaaaactCCAAACCCCTCGTTTGTTCCACCTCTGAACAAGCTTGTTATGCTCGACCTAAGCGGCTGCAAAAGCCTAAAAAGTCTTCCAGCTGAAATTAGTAATTTGGAATCTCTTAAAAAGCTTAATCTTTCGGGCTGTTCAAAACTGAAGAGGCTTCCAGAGTTCTCATCAGCTGGTAATATAGAAGAGATATGGTTAGATGGAACTGCAATTGAAGAACTGCCCCCCTCCATCGGTTGTCTCTCTCGGTTGTTAAACTTATACCTCAGCGGTTGTAAAAGGCTTAAGAGTCTCCCAAGCAGCATATGTAAGTTGAAATCTCTAAAAGTTCTTAATCTCGATGGTTGCTCAAATATTCAGAAATTGCCCCATGAACTTGGAAATTTAGAAGCTTTGAATAGTTTGTACGCTAAAGGAATTGCTACAACAGAAGTGCCGTCATCCGTTGTCCGTTTGAACAATAAGCTTTATGAATTAAGCTCGGATAGAAGCAGGAGGGGTGATAAGCAGATGGGTTTATTATTGCCTATCACATTATCTATAGATGGCTTGCACATGACTGATCTAACGTGTTTATATCTAACTGATTGTGGCATCACGGAGTTACCTGAAAGTCTAGGTCAGTTATGCTCGCTAGTAGAATTGGATCtagagaaaaacaattttaagagCATGCCAGAAAGCATCATACAACTTTCTAATTTGAAGTATCTCAATATAAGTTATTGTGAGAGGCTTCAATCCTTATCGAAACTTCCATGCAATCTGGAATGGTTGTTTGCACATCAATGCACAGCACTGGAATCATTACCATCATCAGGTTTATTCTCAATAATTTATGAATCTTCTACGCAGCATTTTGACCTGAGCggtaattttaaattggaCCGGAAAGAGGTCAGAGGAATTTTCGAAGATGCTCTGCAAGATATTCAGCTTATGGCGGCTGCACGTTGGAAAAAAGTACGAGAGGAG GGTTATTTCCTGGAAAAGTGTGgttatgtcatttttcctgGGAATGAAATTCCGAAGTGTTTTAAGTTTCAAAGTGTgggatcttcttcttctataaCCTTGGAGATGCCAACACCGCTACCAGGTTGCTTTAGCAATAAAAACAGAGTCCTGGGTTTTACATTTAGCGCTATCGTAGCATTTGGGGAACATCGTGTAGATTATTGTGACGGTTGGTTTGAATTCTTCTGTGAACTCCAAGTCAAATCCCAGGAATGTCAGCGGCATCATGTCTTGGAGAGATGCGATATTGCGCTAATTAGATATGTAGAGTCAGATCACTTAGTTTTGGGGTACTACTTGTTCGGTGATGAGGATTTGAATGGTTTCCGTGAATACAATTGCGTTACGGAGGCAGTGGCAGTCCAATTCTATTTTCAGCATCTTGCTTCTTCTCACAGTTTGGAGCGTTGCGGGGTGAAGGTGAAAAAATGCGGGTTCCATTTATTGTCCGCCCCAGATTCAGCGGAAGAGGAACAATATGCGGCCCCAAACCATTGA